One Streptomyces sp. NBC_01237 genomic region harbors:
- a CDS encoding NADPH:quinone reductase, with the protein MLASWYDEQGSAADVLRVGELADPRPGPGEVRVRVTFSGVNPGDTKKRLGRLGSSMPYPRVIPHSDAAGVVDAVGEGVDERRTGQRVWVYGAQSYRPLGTAAQYTVVPDRQAVPLPDHLSDELGASLGIPGITAHRAVFADGAVDGKLVLVHGVLGGVGSLAAQLARWAGATVLATVRHRTDLDPVDPAVVSHAVALEQENPAAAIRAYAPEGVDRIIEVALSDNADLDSAIAADNAVIAAYATRADRPQLPFWPMLFNNITLRLLGSDDFPLQARRQAARDLTAAAAVGALTIDVGDRYPLEDIAKAHDRVDAASRGRVLLTIPQ; encoded by the coding sequence ATGCTTGCGTCCTGGTACGACGAACAGGGCTCCGCCGCTGATGTCCTGCGGGTGGGCGAACTGGCCGATCCACGGCCCGGCCCCGGCGAGGTCCGCGTCCGTGTCACCTTCTCGGGCGTCAACCCCGGGGATACCAAGAAGCGGCTCGGCCGGCTCGGCTCGTCAATGCCCTACCCGAGGGTGATCCCGCACAGCGACGCAGCCGGAGTCGTCGACGCGGTGGGCGAAGGCGTCGACGAACGCCGTACCGGACAGCGCGTGTGGGTGTACGGCGCCCAGTCCTACCGGCCTTTGGGCACCGCGGCCCAGTACACCGTCGTGCCCGACCGACAGGCCGTACCCCTGCCGGACCACCTGAGTGATGAACTCGGCGCGAGCCTCGGCATCCCGGGCATCACCGCCCACCGTGCCGTCTTCGCCGACGGCGCGGTCGACGGGAAGCTCGTGCTCGTCCACGGAGTCCTCGGCGGGGTCGGCTCCCTTGCCGCCCAGCTCGCCCGCTGGGCCGGTGCCACCGTGCTCGCCACCGTCCGGCACCGTACAGACCTCGACCCCGTCGACCCCGCGGTTGTCTCCCACGCGGTCGCACTGGAGCAGGAGAACCCGGCAGCGGCAATCCGGGCGTACGCCCCCGAGGGTGTCGATCGGATCATCGAGGTGGCCCTGTCCGACAACGCCGACCTCGACAGCGCCATCGCCGCCGACAACGCCGTGATCGCCGCCTACGCCACCCGCGCCGACCGCCCCCAACTCCCTTTCTGGCCAATGCTGTTCAACAACATCACCCTGCGACTGCTCGGCAGTGACGACTTCCCCCTCCAGGCCAGACGCCAGGCCGCCCGCGATCTGACCGCCGCGGCGGCCGTCGGGGCCCTCACCATCGACGTCGGCGACCGCTACCCGCTGGAGGACATCGCCAAGGCCCACGACCGTGTCGACGCCGCAAGCCGTGGCCGCGTGCTGCTCACCATTCCCCAGTGA
- a CDS encoding efflux RND transporter periplasmic adaptor subunit: protein MAAAAAMLTVAAGSLALTQFGSDEETGSPENTGLPPATATVGRGDLRDSAQADGTLGYDKQRKVNSGAAGTMTWTPRTGSNVKRNERLYEVDGRPVRLMYGSGPMYRTLKPGDRGRDVEQLERNLTELGYTGFTPDDEYTELTAAAVKRWQKSHDSKRTGTVGPQDIAFAPGKVRIRSVEAAVGELAQPGAPVLTTTGSERIVTFELDVAEGELAKAGTKVTVDLPDGSSAAGEVSSVGRTAKPGDDPQDNSPKVTLTVSFDEPDEVGGFDQSPVTVNLTGELRKGVLSVPVNALLALPGGGFGLQVVRGDTVRDVKVELGMFAEGRVEVSGGGLREGMKVGVPKI, encoded by the coding sequence ATGGCGGCCGCTGCGGCGATGCTCACGGTGGCGGCCGGATCACTGGCTCTCACCCAGTTCGGCTCCGACGAGGAGACGGGCAGCCCCGAGAACACCGGACTGCCCCCGGCCACCGCCACGGTCGGGCGCGGCGACCTGCGCGACAGTGCCCAGGCGGACGGGACGCTCGGCTACGACAAGCAGCGCAAGGTCAACTCGGGCGCGGCAGGCACGATGACCTGGACCCCGCGCACCGGCTCGAACGTCAAGCGGAACGAGCGGCTGTACGAGGTCGACGGCCGGCCCGTGCGGCTGATGTACGGCTCGGGGCCGATGTACCGGACGTTGAAGCCCGGCGACCGGGGCCGCGACGTGGAGCAGCTGGAGCGCAATCTCACGGAGCTCGGCTACACCGGCTTCACCCCGGACGACGAGTACACCGAGCTGACCGCCGCCGCCGTCAAACGCTGGCAGAAGTCCCACGACAGCAAGCGGACCGGAACGGTGGGGCCGCAGGACATCGCCTTCGCCCCGGGGAAGGTCCGGATCAGGAGCGTCGAGGCGGCCGTCGGCGAACTGGCCCAGCCCGGCGCTCCGGTCCTCACCACGACCGGCTCCGAGCGCATCGTGACGTTCGAGCTCGATGTCGCCGAGGGCGAGCTCGCCAAGGCGGGCACCAAGGTCACCGTCGATCTGCCGGACGGCAGCAGCGCGGCCGGGGAGGTCTCCTCGGTCGGCCGGACGGCGAAGCCCGGCGACGATCCGCAGGACAACAGCCCCAAGGTCACCCTCACCGTCTCCTTCGACGAGCCGGACGAGGTCGGCGGCTTCGACCAGTCGCCGGTCACGGTGAACCTGACCGGCGAGCTGCGCAAGGGCGTCCTCAGCGTCCCGGTGAACGCACTGCTCGCGCTGCCCGGCGGGGGCTTCGGCCTCCAGGTGGTCCGGGGCGACACCGTCCGCGACGTGAAGGTCGAGCTCGGCATGTTCGCCGAGGGCCGGGTCGAGGTGTCCGGCGGCGGGCTGCGCGAGGGCATGAAGGTCGGGGTGCCGAAGATATGA
- a CDS encoding ABC transporter ATP-binding protein: protein MSTVVGLRGVTKEYPGPVAALRGVDLTVEEGELLGIVGPSGSGKSTLLHIIGTLDRPTAGSVHIAGHDVAALSDRRLSALRAQHVGFVFQAFHLVPGVSARDNVAEGLLYSGLSRTVRRRRAADALERVGLADRLDHKPHQLSGGQKQRVAIARAVVGEPALLLADEPTGALDSVSGEAVMKLLRDLNREGATIAVITHDTEIARNLPREVRIRDGHVVADVRNPPTGARDPSTDVPNPPTDARDASTGMRDPSAVGRDGSGNGRSPAASGADQ from the coding sequence ATGAGCACCGTCGTCGGCCTCAGGGGCGTCACCAAGGAATACCCGGGCCCGGTCGCCGCCCTGCGCGGGGTGGACCTCACCGTCGAGGAGGGCGAACTCCTCGGCATCGTCGGCCCGTCCGGCTCCGGCAAGTCCACGTTGCTGCACATCATCGGCACCCTGGACCGCCCCACCGCCGGGTCCGTCCATATCGCCGGGCACGACGTGGCGGCGCTCTCCGACCGCAGGCTCTCCGCGCTGCGCGCCCAGCACGTCGGCTTCGTCTTCCAGGCGTTCCATCTGGTCCCGGGGGTCAGTGCCCGCGACAACGTCGCGGAGGGTCTGCTGTACTCGGGCCTCTCCCGTACCGTACGCCGCCGCAGGGCAGCCGACGCGCTGGAGCGGGTCGGGCTCGCCGACCGCCTCGACCACAAGCCGCACCAGCTCTCCGGCGGACAGAAACAGCGGGTCGCCATCGCACGGGCCGTCGTGGGGGAACCCGCGCTGCTGCTGGCCGACGAACCGACCGGGGCGCTCGACTCCGTGTCCGGGGAAGCGGTGATGAAGCTGCTGCGCGATCTCAACCGGGAGGGCGCCACCATCGCGGTCATCACGCACGACACCGAGATCGCCCGGAACCTTCCGCGCGAGGTACGTATCCGGGACGGCCACGTGGTGGCGGACGTACGCAATCCGCCCACGGGCGCCCGCGATCCATCCACGGACGTACCCAATCCGCCCACGGATGCCCGCGATGCGTCCACGGGAATGCGCGATCCATCCGCGGTTGGGCGCGATGGATCCGGGAACGGCCGCTCCCCCGCCGCGTCGGGAGCGGACCAGTGA
- a CDS encoding sensor histidine kinase — translation MSSERARLTALYGGLLVLAGALLMGLVYLLVSEGVYANVLTAVVPAVPAGTLATAVPSGGAAAPALPSSDWAQTAVLQPGQYAVAQKVSTAAGDAALSQLLTVSGVSLAAYSALSIALAWWMAGRVLRPVGLITSRARRLSGSNLHERLALKAPPGELKELADTFDGMLDRIEELVAARQRFAANAAHELRTPLAVQRAAAEIGLADDPPPEKVAWIRDKLIDTAADSEQLIEGLLLLAVSDEGLRRCERVDLAGVAAAVAEALEAEAEERSITVEAEVRPLLVEGDPVLLDHLVRNLVANALRYNHPGGTVRVRVGRGGLEVANTGPVVDPATVPLLFEPFRRAQARRHAPGEGAGLGLSIVASIARAHGGEASATANPGGGLTVRVVLPSCP, via the coding sequence GTGAGCAGCGAGCGCGCCCGGCTCACCGCGCTGTACGGCGGACTGCTGGTGCTGGCCGGCGCCCTGCTGATGGGTCTGGTCTACCTGCTGGTCAGCGAGGGCGTCTACGCCAATGTGCTGACTGCGGTGGTCCCGGCGGTCCCCGCCGGGACCCTCGCCACCGCCGTCCCGTCGGGCGGGGCTGCCGCGCCCGCGCTGCCGTCGTCGGACTGGGCGCAGACCGCGGTCCTCCAACCCGGGCAGTACGCGGTGGCGCAGAAGGTCAGCACCGCCGCCGGGGACGCCGCGCTCAGCCAACTGCTGACGGTCTCCGGGGTCTCCCTCGCCGCCTATTCGGCGCTCTCCATCGCGCTCGCCTGGTGGATGGCGGGCCGGGTGCTGCGACCGGTCGGCCTCATCACCTCCCGCGCCCGTCGGCTCTCCGGCAGCAACCTGCACGAACGCCTCGCACTGAAAGCGCCGCCCGGCGAGCTCAAGGAACTGGCCGACACCTTCGACGGGATGCTCGACCGGATCGAGGAGCTGGTCGCCGCCCGGCAGCGCTTCGCCGCCAACGCCGCCCACGAGCTGCGCACCCCGCTCGCCGTGCAGCGGGCCGCAGCCGAGATCGGCCTCGCCGACGACCCGCCGCCCGAGAAGGTCGCCTGGATCCGGGACAAGCTCATCGACACCGCCGCCGACAGCGAGCAGCTCATCGAGGGACTGCTGCTCCTGGCGGTCTCCGACGAGGGCCTGCGACGGTGTGAACGGGTCGACCTGGCCGGGGTCGCGGCCGCGGTGGCCGAGGCGCTGGAGGCGGAGGCGGAGGAACGTTCCATCACCGTCGAGGCGGAGGTCCGGCCGCTGTTGGTCGAGGGCGACCCGGTTCTGCTGGACCACCTTGTGCGCAACCTGGTCGCCAACGCCCTGCGCTACAACCACCCCGGCGGGACGGTACGCGTCCGGGTCGGGCGCGGTGGTCTGGAGGTCGCCAACACCGGGCCGGTGGTGGACCCGGCGACCGTGCCGCTGCTGTTCGAGCCGTTCCGCCGGGCGCAGGCCCGCCGCCACGCTCCCGGTGAGGGGGCCGGTCTGGGGCTCTCCATCGTGGCGTCGATCGCGAGGGCGCACGGCGGTGAGGCGAGCGCTACGGCGAACCCGGGCGGCGGACTGACGGTCCGGGTCGTGCTGCCGTCGTGTCCGTAG
- a CDS encoding response regulator transcription factor — protein MRVLVVEDEEFLAGMIAEGLRRDAVAVDIAPDGRAALDRLRFSAYDVMILDRDLPGLHGDEVCRRVVGMRLLTRILMLTASATVRERVAGLGLGADDYLTKPFAYDELLARVLALGRRARPALPPVLERSGLTLDTARRQVCRDGRYLSLSRKEFAVLETLLRAEGAVVSGDELIEEVWEEDTSYRTNAVRVTLSKLRAKLGAPPVIETVPGVGYRIGDALAAGPRDPGPATGPVHGWAQQSDDGSADRPEERR, from the coding sequence ATGCGTGTGCTGGTGGTGGAGGACGAGGAATTCCTGGCCGGGATGATCGCCGAGGGGCTGCGCCGCGACGCAGTCGCGGTGGACATCGCCCCCGACGGCCGGGCGGCGCTGGACCGGCTCCGGTTCAGCGCGTACGACGTGATGATCCTGGACCGGGATCTGCCGGGGCTGCACGGGGACGAGGTGTGCCGACGGGTCGTCGGCATGCGCCTGCTGACCCGGATCCTGATGCTCACCGCGTCCGCGACGGTACGGGAGCGGGTGGCCGGCCTCGGGCTCGGCGCCGACGACTACCTGACCAAGCCGTTCGCGTACGACGAACTCCTCGCCCGGGTCCTGGCGCTCGGCCGCCGCGCCCGCCCCGCTCTCCCGCCGGTCCTGGAACGGTCCGGGCTCACGCTGGACACCGCCCGCCGCCAGGTCTGCCGTGACGGCCGCTACCTCTCGCTCTCCCGCAAGGAGTTCGCCGTGCTGGAGACCCTGCTGCGGGCCGAGGGCGCGGTCGTCAGCGGCGACGAACTGATCGAGGAGGTGTGGGAGGAGGACACCAGCTACCGCACCAACGCGGTCCGGGTCACTCTGTCCAAGCTCCGCGCCAAACTGGGCGCACCCCCGGTGATCGAGACGGTCCCGGGGGTCGGCTACCGCATCGGGGACGCCCTCGCGGCCGGGCCGCGGGACCCCGGCCCCGCGACCGGACCGGTCCACGGGTGGGCGCAGCAGTCCGACGACGGTTCCGCCGACCGGCCGGAGGAGCGCCGGTGA
- a CDS encoding ABC transporter permease, which yields MRARRSDRDVGGRSRGRLKAARLRPRDVLHVGSAGLRSRPMRVVLSALGIAIGIATMISVVGVSASSQAQLLRELDKLGTNLLVASPGDSMFAGQDVELPEDAVGMVGRIKGVHEVGATADLDATARRNEKIDEGDTGGITVKATTGCLLRVLRGEVRSGSWLNNATGRYPSVVLGHISAERLGITAPGRQVWMGDRYFTVVGILAPLPLAPEIERSALVGWEGAKRLLGFEGHPTSVYERSADAAVQDVRKVMAATVDPQNPQNVKVTDPSSALRAKAATEGAFSSLLLGLGGIALLVGGVGVANTMIISVLERRYEIGLRRSLGATRGQIRIQFVTESLMLSGLGGLAGVALGAAATGVYAYSGGLPWVVPPWAVGGGFVATLVIGTIAGLYPAVRASRLSPTLALHAA from the coding sequence GTGAGGGCGCGGCGCTCGGACCGCGACGTCGGCGGCCGGAGCCGGGGGCGGCTGAAAGCGGCCCGGCTCCGCCCCCGGGACGTGCTGCACGTCGGCTCGGCGGGGCTGCGCAGCCGACCGATGCGGGTCGTGCTCTCCGCCCTGGGTATCGCCATCGGCATCGCGACGATGATCTCGGTGGTGGGCGTCTCCGCCTCCAGCCAGGCCCAGCTGCTCCGTGAGCTCGACAAGCTGGGCACCAATCTGCTCGTCGCCTCCCCCGGCGATTCGATGTTCGCCGGGCAGGACGTCGAACTGCCCGAGGACGCGGTCGGGATGGTGGGCCGGATCAAGGGCGTCCACGAGGTGGGCGCGACCGCCGACCTCGACGCGACCGCACGGCGCAACGAGAAGATCGACGAGGGCGATACGGGCGGGATCACCGTCAAGGCGACCACCGGCTGCCTGCTGCGGGTGCTGCGCGGCGAGGTCCGCAGCGGCAGCTGGCTCAACAACGCGACCGGACGCTACCCCTCCGTCGTGCTCGGCCATATCTCCGCGGAGCGTCTCGGTATCACCGCTCCGGGCCGGCAGGTGTGGATGGGCGACCGGTACTTCACCGTGGTCGGCATCCTCGCCCCGCTGCCGCTCGCGCCGGAGATCGAACGGTCCGCGTTGGTCGGCTGGGAGGGTGCGAAGCGCCTGCTGGGCTTCGAGGGCCACCCGACCTCGGTGTACGAACGCTCGGCCGACGCGGCGGTGCAGGACGTGCGCAAGGTGATGGCGGCGACGGTCGACCCGCAGAATCCGCAGAACGTGAAGGTCACCGACCCGTCGTCGGCACTCCGGGCGAAGGCGGCGACCGAGGGGGCGTTCAGCAGCCTGCTGCTGGGCCTGGGCGGCATCGCACTGCTCGTCGGCGGCGTCGGGGTCGCCAACACCATGATCATCTCGGTGCTGGAGCGGCGCTACGAGATCGGGCTGCGCCGCTCGCTCGGCGCGACCCGGGGCCAGATCCGCATCCAGTTCGTCACGGAGTCGCTGATGCTCTCCGGCCTGGGCGGACTGGCGGGCGTGGCGCTCGGCGCTGCGGCGACCGGGGTGTACGCGTACTCCGGCGGGCTGCCCTGGGTGGTGCCGCCGTGGGCGGTCGGCGGCGGCTTCGTCGCGACGCTGGTGATCGGCACCATCGCGGGCCTCTACCCGGCGGTGCGGGCATCCCGTCTCTCACCGACGCTGGCGCTGCACGCGGCGTGA